AATCTATCGACCACAACTAGAATATTAGTAACACCACCTGAGTTTGGCATCCCAGCAATAAAATCCATAGCGAGATCTTCCCAAACTCTTTCTGGTATTTCCAAAGGCTGCAGCAATCCAAGAGGGGGCGTTGGCGAGTATTTCACTGTTTGACAAACAATACAAGATTGGACAAATTTCCGCACCTCTGCCTTCATATTGGGCCAGTGAAAATTTGCACTTAAGCGCAACAAAGTCCTGTCAACTCCTGCATGTCCAGCAACTGGTGATGAATGAAATTCCTGCATAATTTGTTGTTTCAGATTAGAGTGAGGGCTGATATAAAGCTTCTGTTTAAAGTATAATAGGCCATCACGTGCTGAAAATTCAGTAACTCCATTAGGTTCCACTAGAAGCTGGTTGTGTAAGTCCCGCATGTCAGGGCAAGTGAtgttttctctctttaattcttCTTAAAATTCGAAACAAGCTGATGACACAGCTGCTGCCAACAGAGAAAAAGAACCTTCATGTTGCCGAGAAAGAGCATCAGCTACTGAGTTTTCTTTGCCCGCCTTATATTCAATTGAAAAGTGAAATCCGATGAGTTTCCGAAGGACTTGTTGCTGCTCGGGTGTTTGAATGACCTGTGTAAGGAGCTCtttaagactcttatgatcCGTGCGAATGGTGAAATGTCTACCCAACAAATATTGTCTCCACTTTGTAACAGCTTCTACAATTGCCCGTAGTTCCCTAAAATACGCTGAAGTACCAGCGAACTTGGGTCCCAATTTCCTACTGAAAAAGGCGATGGGATGACCTTGTTGCATGAGTACAGCCCCTTTTCCCACACTTGAGGCATCAGCCTCTATAATGAACTCTTTGGAAAAATCGGGCAGCGAGAGAACGGGAGTCTCCGTCATTGTTTGCTTGAGATGATGAAAAGCAGTGTTTGCTTGAATGGTCCAATGAAAACTATCCTTCTTCAATAATTCCGTTAAAGGAGCTGCAATAGAGGCATAATGTGCAACAAATCTGCGGTAATAACCGGTAAGCCCCAGAAATCCCCTCAATTGTTTGATGTTACGTGGTTGTGGCCATTCCAACATGGCTGAAATTTTGGAAGGATCTGCCTGCACCCCTTTAGCCGACACTAAATGGCCCAAATAATCAATGGTTGGCtgaaaaaatttacatttgTTAGCTTTAGCAAACAAACAATGATCACGCAGTATTTGTAATACCATTCTCAAATGTTGGCAGTGGTCCTCCCATGTGCGGCTGTAGACCAGAATGTCATCGAAGAAAACTATCACACAACGGCGCAAAAGAGGCTTGAACACCCGATTCATGGTTGCTTGGAAGGTGGATGGCGCATTTGTAAGTCCAAATGGCATGACGGTGAATTCGTAGTGACCTTCATGCGTGCGAAACGCTGTTTTATGGATATCTTGCGGAGCCATACGAATTTGGTGATAACCCGCTCTCAAGTCCAATTTGGAAAATACCTGTGCACCCCCCAACTCATCCAACAATTCGTCAATAGTGGGTATAGGAAATCGATCCTTAATGGTTATATTATTTAGCGCTCGATAATCCACACAAAAACGCCATGACCCGTCCTTTTTCTTTACTAACAACACAGGTGAAGAATATGGGCTGTTACTTGTCCGAACAAACCCATAGCTCGTCATTTCGCCTACTAACTTCTCAATCACATCCTTCTGAAAATATGGGTAACGATAGGGTCTAACTTTGACAGGCTGAGTACCTGGTTGTAAGCAGATGCGGTGGTCTGTACCCCTATATGGTGGTAGTTGAGTGGGCTCTGCAAAAACATCAGTAAATTCTGTGAGAATACCCTTGGCTAACTCGGGTAAGGTGGCCTCGATCTCCTGTATCTCCCCAACTGCTTGCTGATGGTTGTCACGGCCTGCTGCCAACATAAACATTTCAGTCACGTCTCCTTCCCGTACCATAGAACGTAGCTGAGTAATAGATAATTGAGGAGCATCGGACTTCGACGTTCCAGCGAGTTTTATGTTAGACCCCTGCCATTGAAATTCCATTGTAAGCTCCTTGTGATCATGAATGCATGGGCCAAGTGTCTGTAGCCATTGCATCCCCAAAACTACATCAATTCCCCAAATAGGCAGAATATATAAATCCACCGTGAACTGATGGCCCTGTAAGAGTAGCTCAACCCCTCGGCATAACTGTGAACACCATAAGGAATTGCCATTGCCCATATATACTTTGAACCTCTTCGTTTCCACACAAGTCAAACCCAACCTGGCTGCCAAAGCTTCTTGGATGAAATTATTATTACTCCCTGTATCGATTAATACCTCCAACTGCTCCTTGCCATGAAAGGCTTGAATCCGAAATATCTTGGGATCCGTTGAGTTAGCGAGAGAGTTCAGGCTAACTTCTTCAGTTTGAGAATCATCACTGTCCATTAAAACTTTCCCCGTCTCGTCATCCTCGTCCTCCTCTTCGTCTCCCTGTGTGCAGAGAATTAGCACTCGGTTTTTACACTTATGACCGAAGCTGTATTTCTCGTCGCAAGTAAAGCATAAGCCCTTCTCCCTTTTCTCTTTAATCTCAGCTGGTGATAACCTTTTAACTGGCAAGGAAGGGGCGCTCGGCATTGAAAACTTCGTAGTTGTCGGTGTACTTGTGTTGGAGCCGCTGGAACCCACACCTATTCCCTTCTGAGTTACCGGAGTTGGTGGATGCATAAACTTAGGTGACCAATTCGAACGTCCGGTTTCCCCTCTAACCCGACCCACGAGCTCATCATTACGATCCTCAAACAATTGTGCCTTCGCCATAGCGTCGGCTAAATCAATGGGTTTAGCCAATAGTAATTCTCTACGAATTTCATTCTTCAAGCCCCATACAAAAAAATTCAGAAAATACTGTTCTGAAACTCCTTTGATTTGAGTCATCAGTGACTCAAATTCTATTTGAAAGGATGAGACGCTCCCGGTCTGGACCAGCTTTGAAATTCTCCCTAAAGGATCATCATAAATAGAGACTCCGAAACGCATCCTCAGTGCCCGTATAAATGATTCCCAATTTGAGAACCCTCCTCCTTTCTCCATCCACTGAAACCAAGTCGAAGGAGCTCCCTCAAGGTGAAATGCGACCATGGCCAATCGTACTTCCGGTAAGACCCCGTGTAAATCGAAGAATTTGTTGATTTTATAAATCCAGTCTTCCACATTTGTACCATCGAAGCGATGAACCTTCACACGCAACACCTTCAGTAGAGAGTTGACCTCTCGAGAATCAAGAGTAGTTGTTGGTTGATGCCCCGACGGAGATCCGATTCCACTGCTAGCTTGTTCGTGACCGCCAGGCGATTTCGATAATGGTGACTGCAATTGGTCCACTCGTTCATCCAGGCGAGATACCTGCTCTTCCAATCTCGCTGAAAACCGAGCAAATTGTTCCTCtgaatttttctaaaaattctGAATCATGGCGGCCAGCTCTTCGTTCTTCATGCTGGAGGTGAAGAACCAATGAAAGCACCAGTGATAGCTCAATAATAAAATGAGTATTGTTCGAGTCAATACAAAACTCCACAAGCCAATAAGCTTTTACATTCAGGATAAACCTTTTGGAATTCATTCTTCTGCTATTTATACTAAGGAATAAAAAACAGAGAAAATAACAGATTGCTAGTGCTCCCGCGAGTTCCTCAGCTCCTCTCCATTCTAACAAACTCTTGCATCCATCGAGGCTTCACGCGCTTGCGAGTTCCACGCGTTCCCACTCTCTCTGCAATGTTGGTTTGCCCAGTTTCTTTCCCTTTGTTCCCTTCAACCCGTTCGTTATGTTGCTGGTTCTCCTCTTCGGTTATTCCCTCCTCTAACCAGCCTTTTATGCTGTTCTGGGCTTTGTTTGGGTCAATTAATATTGGGCCTGGCCTAATACGATGGGTAGTCACCATGGTCCTCGATCTCATTCAACGTACAATATGAATTGTTTGATGACAATGAAATTCTTCTTCTCCGAATCTCCATACCTAGTTCATGGTTTATTGCATCACTATCTTTTCTTGGTGGTTTAATTAAGGATTGAAAtataaaaagagagaaaaggcACTTAATTCTATTATATATGGTTTGTGATTTTGGTTTAATATTTTCGGTAAATGACAGGTTGTGAGGTTGTTAATGGCAATATGAAAGTTATTCTGCTTATGAGCGCttctattaattttgaaatatttgatcTAAATCTGCCAGTAAATTTAGATCTTCTAACAAGTTATCGAGATTGGCAGTTATGCTCTTGAGCTCATTACTCATTAATTCTGTTGATGCATTATTTGTTGGTTCTTGCTCTACTGTGATATTCTTCTCATTAATTATAAATACTTCAGTTGGCTCTTGTTCTGCTACCGTAATATTTTCGTGTACtattttttgtctttttgtgttTGGTTCTTTATTCTCATTATTTGTAAACGTCATCTTTTCTTTTGATttcattttataaattttgCATAACATCCATTTACATTGttgcaaaaaagataaattaaaattagggattatttcataaatacacaaagacaaaaaaaaaatatatatatataaaaatacagtttcacagaattttaaatatttttacgatttttttgattttatttatagaaaatacgaTCTTTTTATGTCGTActcttgttattttgttgttgattttttgttattttttgttatttttgttgttgttttgatgttatttagatgttattttcatgttacttttatgtagttttcttgttgttttcatgttgtttgtatagaaaaccataaaaatgtaaaaaaaaaaaaaatcagtaaacttaaaaatataatttgtttacaaaaaatagtgtctCATCTAATTATCCCTTAAAATTAAGTTACACTTTATTGTTACGTACATATGCATGCATTAAATATCAAAAGTGAATGCTAATGATGATCATTAGAATATTTGGTAGTACCTGTGTATCATTGGATTCAAGCAAATGATACTCGGTCATCTTCCATAGAGTTAGTTTTTTATCTGGCTCCataaaatctatattctttttaAAACCTATCTCGATCTTTTGTTGATTCAAGATTGACTTCTTCGTTGCATTACCATGCCAAGttccatttttttatttttcgatttAATCTCTTATTATTCTTCGTTGTGGAAAAAGAatcttttttataataaaaataccaCTCATTTTCAGTCATCGACGGGTATAGATCTGTAAAATTATTGATAAGATAAACATTATGTGagtaataaaattaaagaaaaactaatcaagaaaagaaaataaacatTTTTGTATTGAATTCTTACGAGTGAGCTCTTAAGGATGAAAATCACAAATATTCACATGAGGAATGTGATTGGGTTGAAGCAAATTAGCGTTGAAATTTTTGTTATATAGGGTTATTTGCGGCATAACTTCCTTAAGTGGTCAGGTTTTTACAACTAacccccaattctaaaatttttgtAGTAAAACCCTCTAAACTCATGTTTAGCAGTTTAATATTTCCATCTATTTTTAGCTGTTAACTGCCATGGTAAAATGTCTACGcgtacacagtgtacacgtggcacaatttgattggtccacgtaataaatatttaaaaaaatctttttttaaaaaaattaaaattaaaaaaacaatttaaaaaaaaataaaatttaaaaaaaaaaacctaaattcCCTAGTTCCCTCTTTCTCTTTTgccctccttcttcttcttcttcttcctctatcTTCATTTGTAGACctgaccaccaccaccacccatGGCAACTCACCACCATCGCAACCCAATACCACCATCTCAACCCAGCACCACCACCACATGAACACCAACGAAGACCCAAAAACCCTGAATCAGTCTCTCTGCACCCCTCTCCTTAgatcagtctctttctggtgaAGAAGTCACTTTCACGGCGAGCTTTTTGGAGCCTTGGCAGGTACTACTGAGAGAGCTATTGTTGGAAGTGAAGTATAAGAAACCGGAGCAAGATAGGTACCATTGTATATTTTTAGGGCAagataaaagtttaatttttatgttagaAATCAGAAAATTAGATTATGGCTATTTGAATTTATGCATTTATGAGAAAAACCCATGTTGGGAATCCATAGTTTGAGGTCATTTATTGAAGTGATTAAGAGAAGTTAAATAATGCATATAAGGGGTTTGTTATTTTGtctgaaagaaagaaagagtaaAATACCGTGTGAAAAGTGGCATTGGGTTTGCTTAGAAGCGTGGTTTGAGTGAAATTACAGAGATTGTAGGCTTTTTCATTCTGGAAAATGTAGAGCTTGTAGTGAGTTGCCatgggtggtggtggtggtgcaaATGAAgatagaggaagaagaaggagggcGAAAGAGAAAGAGGGAATTAGGgaatttaggtttttttttttaaaaaaaaattatttttaaaataattaattttattataaatttaaatatttattacaatGATCAATAAAATTGTGTCACATGTACATTGTGCACACGTAGACATTCTACCATGGCAGTTAACAGCTAAAAAtggataaaaatattaaactgcTAACAGAACACAAGTTTAGGGAGTTTTACCacaaaaattttagaattagGGGTAAGAGGTTACGTCGCAAATAACCCTTGTTATATACATAAAATCTAACTATTTCTTCATCATTAGGGCAAAATCTAACTCGAGGTGGAAGATTATTCAACACCATACTTATTGAAATAGTAGCTGTAACACTGATGACAAAAACATAATATATGTCAATATATATGCAAACCCATacgtacatatatatacatgtgtatatatatctacaagaaaaaaaaagtaaaaaggaaaaaaagaaaacctGTATTGAGTATTAGGAAACAAATTAACGAAAGTTAATTAGTTGTTCACAATGATCAGCTCAAAGACTTCGGTGCTAGCTAGGTTTGGAATATGCATTGTACGTGGTAGCTAGCTTAATTTAGTTgaaaccaatatatatatatatatatatataaatttcaaatgattattttttaaaataaaaaataatattttataatttaaattcaaacccttagaaaaataaataacgaaaaaaatatatcatcacaaattatattctaaaatttaaaattataactcgatgaatataaaattcaaacgtaatagatattttataaaaatatcttgGGATAATTATATTTACTATCTTTTTTACAAttatactttttcttttttaaatttctgattccactaactttttcaaatcaatttttttttttttgaacagaaacttttcaaatcaattatacattattcttttctttaaccctaattatctttttcaaattgattCTTCTTCACTATTCTTCAGTCTTCACCATTCTGCAATTTGACCTCAATCTCTCATCCTTGAAGATTTTGTTAGAAGCCAATTAAGCTCAAGGGTTTATTATTgggtatatatatgtttgttttGTGCCAAGATTATTAATCACATCTTTCTTCATTGCCTCAAAAGTAGTCTTTTTTTAGATTGATCAAGCTTTGCATCCACTCAATCAAACTCTCTTtgccttttcttcttctcttttttaatttcttaactCCAAATTGTCATCAACTCTTGTAAATCTTCCAAGTAATCCTTGTAACGATGATCAAAAGATATAGAATGTTGTACTTAAAGTGTTTGTCCTGAAACTCATCAGCGGGTTAATTTGGAAATGTATTGAGAATATTCTGAGTTTTCCATGCTAAATCCATTGCAAGAATAAGAGGAATTTATTTCTGTTATATATGGTTAGAGTCATTATGTCATATGCTGACGTACTTAAATCACTTTGGGATTTgttgagaaaaaaataattaattacactttAATTATAAATCTTATTTAACAAACTTTGAATGAATGAATCCCTTTCTAAAAAAAACACTACGAATGAATCAGTATGATATTGTGTAAACTACAACTCTAAATTGAACCCTCATTTCTACTCAACAACAAACATTATCAAAGGATTCTAATAGAGAGGAAAAATCAAAGACAAATACAATCTtgaataaaattgattatacaaacaaacaaacaaactttACTAACTCACATCTTTATGAGTAGTACTCATTAAAGGTCAAGTTTGTTTCATATGTTATGAACTTCTAATgccattaattaattgtttaattccTTAACAAAAATCCACTTCCTTTTCACCTGTATGATTTTCAACAACAGTCAACAAAGCAACTAATTCTCATCTTCAAATTAACATCACTCAATTTGGTCCCAATCAAATTTTTTAGATGGATAGACATTCATTTGTCAACATGATTAAACTACCAAGCAAAGTATGAatggaaaaacaaaaaattggcTTCATAtattagattaattaattttcataattctTATTTTCATAGTCCATAACACGTGAGAATCCTTGTTGTTTGATCAAACTTAGCTTCCTTCAAGCCAATTGCCTCAGCCACAACCACCTGAACTCGGCCAAGCATCTACTTCGAAGAATAGAAATAACACAATACTATGATGGTCACGAGTAAGCCATCGAATCCCAAAAAATTTCACTCCAGAAATAACAGAGGCATCTACGTACATTGACTTTAATCGTATCAACACTCGGAGTCAACCAATGCCCTACACTAACACAAGCGGTAGAAGCTAAAGTGTTAGTTGACCGTTCATGAGCATCCTTCTATTAATTAAAGTAAAACAACGTTACACCCACCACGCCATTTGCAACAGAGCTTTTACTATGCCCCACTAGCCCATTATGAGCCCGCCAAAGAAACTAACAAATCAAGGCAACATGACACACTATCGACTTAGAAAAACTTCCGAAAACTTGATGAAACTaacttaagaaattagatgctGAGAAAATTCATAATGCCTCATCAACCTTCTGCCAACATGCCTTTGTTAATTGGCAATCAACCAAAATGTGAAGAATTGATTCAGCCCTGTCATTACATACGAGACAAGTAACAGAAACATCCACGTGCCTACCTTTTAACTGAGACAAGGTTAGTAGACAACCACAACAagctagaaaaattattaaataataattaattaaaattactatacATAGGTATAgtgaaaagtcaccggagttacTGTTGGTGTCCGAAAAGTTGTCGGAGTTGTTGCCAGTGCTGAAAAAATCGTCGACAATTGCATTATCGAAAAAATTGTCAGAGTTGTCGTTGTTGCTGGAGTTTGATATTGGAGTCGTCACTAGAGTTAGGCGTTGGAATCTAACTCACAGAAACCAATTACATTTATCaactaattaaaaatctaaCACAGTGAAATCGGTttcttaaaataacaaaataaaaatgaaacttaagCCTCAGTTACGCAAACAACGAACCAATAATTAGACAcgaaaactaattatataataCAGCAAACTAAGAAATTGAATACACATAAGACACTTAAAAAAACGAGGTCCAAAAactacaaataaatatataaaactataagaagataaattaaaacaaattaatatacttcacaaaaaaaaaaaaaatcatacctAAGATAAATCCTTAGAACTTGCATGAGATTTTTTTTCCTTGTGAATAACCTTCTTATGAATTTTAACTTTAACTGGAAGAAGTTTTTTCACAATCAGCACTTGAATTTTAGGAACATCTTCCATGCATTCATACTGGAGGAATCAGATTCCATCtgaacaaaaatacaaaaaataaattgaaatcaaTTTCATCATACAACAACAATAACTATCATGAAGACCAAAAAAACTAATTTCGTCGTACAACAACAATAAAGATAACTGAAATTGGTTTCATCAGTCAACTAAatgggagaaaaaaaaaacacatacacccaagaatataaaaaaccacaaatataatcaaaataacacaataataatctaaaaataaaatataagtgtgaaaacagttttaaacctaaaaataaaataataaaagaaacttaaactcaaaaatatataataacatcATAAAGTGAAGTAACCCTTTTACAAAACCCGTAAAATTCAGTTTCAAATCTGTAAACCCTGTGAAATAAGTTTCAACCCTATAAACTCTCATTGGCAAATCGAGTTGGGCTCACTCTCTAATCATCCATTGATCTCTTTATGTCCATATATTAATCTCTCTACCTACTTCTCTATGAACGGAGTACTAACCAACCATATCTCCTTCTATTTCGTTTGcaaacccttttttttttctttgtttaattatttctttttatactaaCTCTTTTTTCCCCTTTTTGTAGGTCCATGGAACTCTTTCTCTTCATTTTATGgggtatgtttttttttttttaattttcataatttatcTTTCTTTTAAAAGGTGTTGTGACCAAAACGGTACGTTTTGCATTAATTAACTCGTAAGTGCACGAATCTTTATTATAGTGTaaacatcatgaagaacgaggTCGAACCATGAAAATTGCgtgagattgaaaaaaaatacttatttaatatAAGATATTAAAACTCTAACCTAGTTCTGAAAATGGTGAGATTttttgtaacaaaataaaataaaatcttttTTACCGTTGAAAGATATTTTAGAGAATTTTTAAGGCTTCAGAATCCACTTaagtataaaaatatttatatttatagtgaTTCTCATAATTTAGTTAGTAATcaaactaataattttttaacaaaaaatagtttttccttcacattaaaattataacttctacacattaaatatgaaataatttaatttaaatacaaaaagtcaaaaaatattattttaaataaaatatagaacCGAGCATTAATCATTTTTAACTATCGAAAATATGTCATATTAAAGATGAATAAACTATTTtaagaaacaaaaattataagcatatactgagaatttaaattgaaatgaattaaatacactaggtttCAGTGTGTGccttaataataagggaactTAGAATCTCATAAAAAAATTCACTAAGAAAAGTCATAAACTGACATTAAGCACTTCGCGAGTATTTTCTCTAACTTTTTCtgttaaaaattgagtttaattttaaaaatctaatcttttatttatatataagaagaaaaaaaattaatgggtaattaaatttattataaattacaCATAGATAACAATGTAATTACACAACAGTTAAAATCGGAGAACACgtcactactacaaatatcaGAATTCGCGACGGTCCTAAAAACGATTTTTTTCGGGGAtcgtcgctaaaaaaattaagtaactatttaaaacCGTCGGAAAAAATTTAGTATTCTCGACGGTTTAAAATTGTAGTAAATAAAATAGGCGAcgttttttcaataaaatgcaattttgtaATGGACctttataggcgacggttttaaaccgtcgcctataaggGTCCATTAAAAAATCATCACCTACTTCTTGCCACATTTCTCACGTGCCCACCTACTTTTTTTCTATTTCCCACATGCCCACCTATATCTTCTCACCTATTTCTTCTCCATTTCCCACACCCTAAAACGAAAATCTTAACTCTCCAAAATCCCACCCACGCCTCCGCACCATCGCCCCTCCTCTCTCGCcgtcttcctccctctctcgaTCACCATTTCTTCTTGTCTCTCACGTCCATCGATCTCCACCCACCCCTCCTCCCGTCAATCTCCCTCTACTCTTCGTCGCATACGTCGGACCATTACCACCTCCGGTTGGTGTCCCTCTCATCTTCGTCTCTTACGTCGGACTACCACCACCTCCTGTctgtctccctctctctctctttctctctctccaagctcggtataaatacatttatttgtttatatacttttttttatttattatatatatttatttttttgttgtataaatttaatgtgttttaaagttagttgttattgtaacaaaat
This region of Cannabis sativa cultivar Pink pepper isolate KNU-18-1 chromosome 7, ASM2916894v1, whole genome shotgun sequence genomic DNA includes:
- the LOC115696659 gene encoding uncharacterized protein LOC115696659 — protein: MVTTHRIRPGPILIDPNKAQNSIKGWLEEGITEEENQQHNERVEGNKGKETGQTNIAERVGTRGTRKRVKPRWMQDINSRRMNSKRFILNVKAYWLVEFCIDSNNTHFIIELSLVLSLVSRLDERVDQLQSPLSKSPGGHEQASSGIGSPSGHQPTTTLDSREVNSLLKVLRVKVHRFDGTNVEDWIYKINKFFDLHGVLPEVRLAMVAFHLEGAPSTWFQWMEKGGGFSNWESFIRALRMRFGVSIYDDPLGRISKLVQTGSVSSFQIEFESLMTQIKGVSEQYFLNFFVWGLKNEIRRELLLAKPIDLADAMAKAQLFEDRNDELVGRVRGETGRSNWSPKFMHPPTPVTQKGIGVGSSGSNTSTPTTTKFSMPSAPSLPVKRLSPAEIKEKREKGLCFTCDEKYSFGHKCKNRVLILCTQGDEEEDEDDETGKVLMDSDDSQTEEVSLNSLANSTDPKIFRIQAFHGKEQLEVLIDTGSNNNFIQEALAARLGLTCVETKRFKVYMGNGNSLWCSQLCRGVELLLQGHQFTVDLYILPIWGIDVVLGMQWLQTLGPCIHDHKELTMEFQWQGSNIKLAGTSKSDAPQLSITQLRSMVREGDVTEMFMLAAGRDNHQQAVGEIQEIEATLPELAKGILTEFTDVFAEPTQLPPYRGTDHRICLQPGTQPVKVRPYRYPYFQKDVIEKLVGEMTSYGFVRTSNSPYSSPVLLVKKKDGSWRFCVDYRALNNITIKDRFPIPTIDELLDELGGAQVFSKLDLRAGYHQIRMAPQDIHKTAFRTHEGHYEFTVMPFGLTNAPSTFQATMNRVFKPLLRRCVIVFFDDILVYSRTWEDHCQHLRMVLQILRDHCLFAKANKCKFFQPTIDYLGHLVSAKGVQADPSKISAMLEWPQPRNIKQLRGFLGLTGYYRRFVAHYASIAAPLTELLKKDSFHWTIQANTAFHHLKQTMTETPVLSLPDFSKEFIIEADASSVGKGAVLMQQGHPIAFFSRKLGPKFAGTSAYFRELRAIVEAVTKWRQYLLGRHFTIRTDHKSLKELLTQVIQTPEQQQVLRKLIGFHFSIEYKAGKENSVADALSRQHEGSFSLLAAAVSSACFEF